A stretch of the Gemmatimonadota bacterium genome encodes the following:
- a CDS encoding acetyl-CoA carboxylase biotin carboxylase subunit, whose translation MFRKLLIANRGEIALRVVRACRELGVLSVAVYSDADASAPHVREADEAVRLGPAPSAQSYLLGDAIIAAAIRTGAEAIHPGYGFLSEREWFARAVRDAGLVWVGPPAEAIAAMGSKTAARQLAIAHQVPVVPGTTTALRDAAEAAEVAAQFGYPVLLKAAAGGGGKGMRVVWSADEIAGALDAAKREAKNAFGDDAVYVEKYIEGPRHVEIQLLADQHGNVLSLGERECSVQRRHQKMIEEAPSVAVSPELRKRMGEAAVRAARAAGYTNAGTCEFLLDKSGEFYFLEMNTRIQVEHPVTELVTGVDLVQWQIRIAAGETLPFTGPFEPNGWAMECRITSEDPANGFLPSTGRITHLQLPSGPGVRWDGGVEAGSDIGLFYDPMLAKLIVWAPNRAAAVARMRRALCELSVDGIETSREFHLRVMDDAEFQRGEIEIQWLERRLASLLAVPANEGAVHVAAIAAALLARHDRGATATPSSGGAPPAAARADAEGAWVRAARVEGLRSR comes from the coding sequence ATGTTTCGTAAACTATTAATCGCCAACCGCGGCGAGATTGCACTGCGCGTGGTGCGGGCCTGCCGCGAGTTAGGGGTGCTGTCGGTCGCGGTGTATTCCGATGCCGACGCGAGTGCGCCGCATGTGCGCGAAGCCGACGAAGCGGTGCGCCTCGGCCCGGCGCCTTCCGCGCAGAGTTACTTGCTTGGCGACGCGATTATTGCGGCGGCCATTCGTACCGGTGCTGAAGCCATTCACCCTGGCTATGGTTTTCTGAGCGAGCGTGAGTGGTTTGCGCGTGCGGTGCGCGATGCGGGGCTCGTGTGGGTGGGGCCCCCCGCGGAAGCCATCGCTGCGATGGGAAGCAAAACGGCCGCACGCCAGCTCGCGATTGCGCATCAGGTGCCCGTGGTACCCGGTACCACCACGGCGCTACGCGATGCCGCTGAGGCTGCGGAGGTTGCCGCGCAGTTTGGGTATCCGGTGCTCCTCAAGGCCGCGGCCGGCGGTGGTGGCAAGGGGATGCGCGTCGTGTGGAGTGCCGATGAAATCGCTGGCGCGCTCGATGCTGCCAAGCGTGAGGCCAAGAACGCATTTGGTGACGACGCGGTGTACGTCGAGAAATACATCGAGGGGCCGCGGCACGTCGAGATTCAGCTGTTGGCTGACCAGCACGGCAACGTGCTCTCGCTTGGTGAGCGCGAGTGTTCCGTGCAGCGCCGTCACCAGAAAATGATTGAGGAAGCGCCGAGTGTGGCGGTGTCGCCCGAGTTGCGAAAGCGCATGGGTGAGGCGGCGGTGCGCGCCGCTCGCGCGGCCGGTTACACCAATGCGGGCACGTGCGAGTTCCTGCTCGACAAAAGCGGCGAGTTCTATTTTCTCGAAATGAACACGCGCATTCAGGTCGAACACCCGGTCACAGAACTGGTGACGGGTGTGGACCTTGTGCAATGGCAAATCCGCATCGCGGCCGGCGAGACGTTGCCCTTCACGGGGCCCTTTGAACCGAACGGCTGGGCGATGGAGTGCCGCATTACGAGTGAGGATCCGGCCAATGGATTCTTGCCGTCCACGGGCCGCATTACGCATCTGCAACTCCCGAGCGGCCCCGGCGTGCGGTGGGACGGTGGGGTCGAGGCCGGCTCGGATATTGGACTCTTTTACGATCCGATGCTCGCCAAGCTCATTGTGTGGGCGCCGAATCGCGCGGCAGCGGTGGCGCGGATGCGTCGGGCGCTCTGCGAATTGTCGGTGGATGGCATTGAGACGTCGCGCGAATTTCATCTGCGCGTGATGGATGACGCGGAGTTTCAGCGCGGTGAGATTGAGATTCAGTGGCTGGAGCGGCGGCTCGCGTCGCTGCTCGCGGTACCAGCGAATGAGGGCGCGGTGCACGTCGCGGCGATCGCGGCCGCGTTGCTGGCGCGACACGATCGTGGTGCCACGGCAACGCCAAGTAGCGGCGGGGCACCACCCGCGGCCGCGCGTGCCGACGCCGAGGGCGCCTGGGTGCGCGCTGCCCGCGTCGAGGGGCTGCGGTCCCGTTGA
- a CDS encoding acyl-CoA carboxylase subunit beta: MREKLQLLEQRRAASEQGGGAARLKAQHDKGKLSARERLDVLLDEGTFVELDRFVTHRSEDFGLAEQRPYGDGVVTGYGRIDGRLVYVFSQDFTVFGGSLSEAHAEKVCKVMDLAVRNGAPMIGLNDSGGARIQEGVVSLGGYAEIFLRNTLASGVVPQISAILGPCAGGAVYSPAITDFVFMTRGTSYMFVTGPNVVKTVTHEDVTMEALGGADAHGGTSGVSHFTSGSELECLESIRMLFRYVPSNNVDAPPRGRGTDPRDRKDEALLDLVPDSPNKPYDMHDVLRRVIDDGEFLEVQRDYAANIICGFAHLGGFSVGIVANQPAVLAGCLDINASVKAARFIRFCDAFNIPIVTFEDVPGFLPGVAQEHGGIIKHGAKLLYAYCEATVPKLTVITRKAYGGAYDVMSSKHIRGDFNVAWPTAEIAVMGPKGAVEILFKKEIAESADPVAATDAKVAEYAAKFANPYVAASRGYVDDIIDPRDTRPRLIDALETLQGKRDSNPPKKHGNIPL; this comes from the coding sequence ATGCGCGAAAAACTGCAGCTCCTTGAGCAGCGGCGTGCCGCCTCGGAGCAGGGAGGAGGCGCCGCTCGCCTCAAAGCCCAGCACGACAAGGGGAAACTCTCCGCCCGCGAGCGTCTCGACGTGCTCTTGGACGAAGGGACCTTTGTTGAGCTGGATCGTTTTGTCACCCATCGGTCCGAGGACTTCGGGCTGGCCGAACAGCGTCCCTACGGCGACGGTGTGGTCACAGGCTATGGCCGGATCGATGGCCGCCTCGTGTACGTCTTCTCGCAAGACTTCACCGTCTTTGGCGGCTCGCTCTCCGAAGCCCACGCCGAAAAAGTGTGCAAGGTGATGGACCTCGCCGTGCGGAATGGTGCGCCCATGATCGGGCTCAATGATTCCGGTGGCGCACGCATTCAAGAGGGTGTGGTGTCGCTCGGCGGCTACGCCGAAATCTTTCTGCGCAACACGCTGGCCTCGGGTGTGGTACCGCAAATCTCTGCGATCCTCGGACCGTGCGCCGGTGGCGCCGTCTACTCGCCTGCCATTACGGACTTTGTGTTCATGACCCGTGGCACGAGCTACATGTTCGTGACCGGCCCGAACGTCGTGAAGACCGTGACGCACGAAGACGTCACCATGGAAGCACTCGGCGGCGCCGATGCGCACGGCGGCACAAGTGGCGTGTCGCACTTCACGAGCGGCAGTGAGCTCGAGTGCCTCGAATCCATTCGCATGCTGTTCCGCTACGTGCCGTCGAACAATGTGGATGCGCCGCCGCGTGGGCGGGGCACCGACCCGCGCGACCGCAAAGACGAAGCGTTGCTCGACCTCGTGCCTGATTCGCCCAACAAACCGTACGACATGCACGACGTGCTCCGGCGCGTGATTGATGACGGCGAGTTTCTGGAAGTCCAGCGCGACTACGCCGCGAATATCATCTGCGGCTTTGCGCACCTCGGGGGCTTCAGTGTTGGCATCGTCGCCAATCAGCCGGCGGTGCTCGCGGGCTGTCTCGATATCAATGCGAGCGTCAAAGCCGCTCGGTTCATTCGCTTTTGCGACGCGTTCAACATTCCGATTGTGACCTTCGAAGACGTGCCGGGTTTTCTCCCCGGTGTCGCACAGGAGCACGGCGGCATTATCAAGCACGGCGCCAAGCTGCTCTACGCGTACTGCGAAGCCACGGTGCCCAAGCTCACGGTCATCACGCGCAAGGCGTATGGCGGGGCGTATGACGTCATGAGCTCGAAGCACATTCGCGGCGACTTCAACGTGGCCTGGCCCACGGCGGAGATTGCGGTGATGGGGCCGAAGGGCGCGGTGGAAATCCTGTTCAAAAAGGAAATCGCCGAGAGCGCTGACCCCGTTGCCGCTACTGATGCGAAGGTGGCCGAGTACGCGGCGAAGTTCGCCAATCCATACGTCGCGGCGAGTCGTGGCTACGTGGATGACATTATCGATCCGCGCGACACCCGCCCGCGTCTGATTGACGCGCTCGAAACGCTGCAGGGCAAACGCGACAGCAATCCGCCGAAGAAACACGGCAACATTCCGCTGTGA
- the rpsB gene encoding 30S ribosomal protein S2 — protein MAQPTLDELLKAGVHFGHQTRRWNPKMRRFIFAERNGIHIIDLQKTLRQIELAQKLVREVVLRGESVLFVCTKQQLAELVKAEAEKCGAMYVTERWLGGLLTNFATIKKQIKKLKDLEAGSESGGDFENYTKKEQLMLTRLRDKLSKNLSGIKPMSRLPGLIFIVDAKKERIAVDEANKLGIPLVAICDTNSDPDLITVPIAGNDDAIRSVELITGALAETINDARREAPALREDSEDGESYTYSSDRGAEPAGNDRDGKKRRPRRRHAKPEAIAARLKDGAPAAAEGAPEGAPAAPDAAAE, from the coding sequence ATGGCTCAGCCCACGCTCGACGAACTCCTCAAGGCCGGCGTACACTTCGGCCACCAAACCCGTCGTTGGAACCCGAAGATGCGTCGGTTCATCTTCGCGGAGCGCAACGGGATTCACATCATCGATCTGCAGAAGACGCTGCGTCAGATTGAACTCGCGCAGAAGCTCGTGCGCGAAGTTGTCCTGCGCGGTGAAAGCGTGCTCTTCGTGTGCACCAAGCAGCAGCTCGCCGAACTCGTCAAGGCGGAAGCCGAGAAGTGCGGCGCGATGTACGTCACCGAGCGCTGGCTCGGCGGCTTGCTCACGAACTTCGCGACCATCAAGAAGCAGATCAAGAAGCTCAAGGATCTCGAAGCCGGCAGCGAGTCGGGCGGCGATTTTGAGAACTACACCAAGAAAGAACAGCTGATGCTGACGCGCCTGCGCGACAAGCTCAGCAAGAACTTGTCGGGCATCAAGCCGATGTCGCGCCTGCCGGGCCTGATCTTTATCGTCGACGCCAAGAAGGAGCGCATCGCGGTGGACGAGGCCAACAAGCTGGGCATCCCGCTCGTCGCTATCTGCGACACGAACTCCGATCCCGATCTCATCACCGTGCCGATTGCCGGCAACGATGACGCCATCCGCTCCGTGGAACTGATCACGGGCGCGCTGGCCGAGACGATCAACGACGCCCGTCGCGAAGCGCCGGCGTTGCGTGAAGACTCCGAGGACGGCGAGAGCTACACCTACTCGTCCGACCGCGGTGCGGAACCGGCTGGCAACGACCGCGACGGCAAGAAGCGTCGTCCGCGTCGCCGTCACGCCAAGCCCGAAGCGATTGCGGCGCGCCTGAAGGACGGCGCGCCGGCAGCCGCAGAAGGCGCTCCGGAAGGCGCGCCGGCGGCTCCCGACGCAGCGGCCGAGTAA
- the rpsI gene encoding 30S ribosomal protein S9, with the protein MADITHTVGRRKEAVCRVYLQPGSGKWDVNGRTLGDYFPRPALVSAIQQPFTATDTLGNYDVKANLNGGGSTGQAGALRLAVARALVKIDENHRRKLRDLGLLTRDARAVERKKPGRPKARKRFQFSKR; encoded by the coding sequence ATGGCCGACATTACACACACCGTCGGCCGCCGCAAAGAAGCGGTCTGCCGCGTCTATCTGCAGCCGGGTTCCGGCAAGTGGGATGTCAACGGGCGTACGCTCGGTGACTACTTCCCGCGTCCGGCGCTCGTGTCCGCGATTCAGCAGCCGTTTACGGCCACCGACACGCTCGGCAACTACGACGTGAAGGCGAATCTCAATGGCGGCGGATCCACGGGTCAGGCTGGCGCGTTGCGCCTCGCCGTTGCCCGTGCCCTCGTCAAGATCGACGAGAATCACCGTCGCAAGCTGCGCGACCTCGGCCTCCTCACGCGCGATGCGCGTGCGGTCGAACGTAAAAAGCCGGGCCGTCCGAAAGCCCGTAAGCGCTTCCAGTTCAGCAAGCGCTAG
- the rplM gene encoding 50S ribosomal protein L13, producing MSTYTARPSDIEHKWFVVDAEGMVLGRLATEIAKIIRGKHKPTFTPHMDTGDNVIVINASKVKVTGRKSEQKTYFSHSGYMGHDKQTPFATMLAKHPERIIEKAVHGMLPKNALGRQKLRIKLRVYPGAEHPHIAQRPTVLTFKKAEAN from the coding sequence ATGTCCACGTACACCGCTCGACCCTCCGACATTGAACACAAGTGGTTCGTTGTCGATGCGGAAGGCATGGTTCTCGGTCGCCTCGCGACTGAAATCGCCAAGATCATCCGTGGTAAGCACAAGCCGACGTTCACGCCGCACATGGATACGGGCGACAACGTCATCGTCATCAACGCCTCGAAGGTGAAGGTGACGGGCCGCAAGTCCGAACAGAAGACGTACTTCTCGCACTCCGGCTACATGGGGCACGACAAGCAGACGCCGTTCGCGACGATGTTGGCGAAGCACCCCGAACGCATCATTGAGAAGGCCGTGCACGGGATGCTCCCCAAGAACGCACTGGGTCGGCAGAAGCTGCGGATCAAGTTGCGCGTCTATCCGGGTGCCGAGCACCCGCACATCGCCCAGCGTCCCACCGTGCTCACTTTCAAGAAGGCGGAGGCGAATTAA